One region of Mesobacillus boroniphilus genomic DNA includes:
- a CDS encoding nicotinate phosphoribosyltransferase has protein sequence MKEIELKMQGKISRLTNHTFKFDERIRDGWFSAVYFLKTRELVKKYHEDNIITMQFFQKDEAVLCGTDEVIALVKTFADRPEELEIHSLKDGDKISPFETVLTITGPYQSFGYLEGIIDGILARRTSVSTNVYNVVKAASYSGQQKPVIFMGDRDDHYTTQAGDGYAAYIGGATAQATHAMNEWWGKHGMGTMPHALIQMFNGDIVAATQAYHETFPNDDLIALVDYNNDAITDSLKVAREFGEKLKGVRVDTSRTLIDQYFLRNQHLLGTFDPRGVNAELIFALRKALDDESFNHVKIVVSGGFSEKRILEFEKQNVPVDMYGVGGSLLKLKIGFTGDNVTLNGKHQAKSGRKFRPNPRLEKVEF, from the coding sequence ATGAAAGAAATCGAATTGAAAATGCAGGGGAAAATCAGCCGTCTGACCAATCATACATTTAAGTTTGATGAAAGGATTCGTGATGGCTGGTTTTCAGCTGTGTATTTTCTAAAAACTCGAGAGCTTGTAAAGAAATATCATGAAGACAATATTATCACGATGCAGTTTTTCCAGAAGGACGAAGCTGTTTTGTGCGGCACAGATGAAGTAATCGCCCTGGTAAAAACGTTTGCAGATCGTCCAGAAGAACTGGAGATTCATTCGCTCAAGGATGGAGATAAAATCTCTCCATTTGAAACAGTCCTGACCATTACAGGACCTTACCAGAGTTTTGGTTATCTTGAGGGAATCATTGATGGCATCCTGGCAAGAAGAACTTCTGTCTCGACGAATGTTTATAATGTCGTGAAGGCAGCGAGTTATTCAGGTCAGCAAAAGCCGGTTATTTTCATGGGAGACCGTGACGACCACTATACTACACAGGCTGGGGATGGTTATGCAGCCTATATCGGAGGAGCAACTGCCCAGGCCACCCATGCGATGAATGAGTGGTGGGGCAAGCATGGGATGGGTACGATGCCGCATGCATTGATCCAGATGTTCAACGGTGATATCGTCGCCGCAACCCAGGCTTACCATGAAACCTTTCCGAATGATGATTTGATCGCTCTTGTCGATTATAATAATGATGCGATTACTGACTCATTGAAAGTTGCAAGGGAATTTGGCGAAAAGCTGAAGGGTGTAAGGGTTGATACTTCCCGTACGCTAATCGACCAGTATTTCCTCCGCAACCAGCATTTGCTTGGAACATTCGATCCTCGAGGAGTGAATGCAGAATTAATTTTTGCACTAAGAAAAGCGCTTGATGACGAAAGCTTTAACCATGTGAAAATTGTCGTGAGCGGTGGTTTCAGTGAAAAAAGGATCTTGGAGTTTGAAAAGCAAAATGTACCAGTCGACATGTATGGTGTAGGCGGCAGCCTTTTAAAATTGAAAATTGGCTTTACTGGCGACAATGTCACGTTGAACGGGAAACATCAGGCAAAGTCAGGCAGAAAGTTCAGGCCGAATCCGCGTCTTGAAAAAGTGGAATTTTAA